A single genomic interval of Aureliella helgolandensis harbors:
- a CDS encoding FG-GAP repeat domain-containing protein — MFILSLSTGLQAAWPQSPTVPLSSAPAIILTDVTDATGIDFVHTDGSDGRHFIVESFSAGLAVFDFDNDGDLDIYFLNGCSLGGSVVARATNVLYRNDGEFQFTDVTAQAGVGDTGYAMGVAAADYDNDGDVDLYVNNYGTNRFFVNNGDGTFSDRTQASGSANGELVGSGVSFLDYDRDGNLDLYVGNYVQFEESQHRVHHHKGLPAYPSPLQFTPQVDTLFRNSGDGNWTDVSQVTGITNVAGRSMAVTSCDFDLDGDIDILVANDTQENFYFQNDAAGQFEEVGLLAGLALDFQGRVQGSMGIELADFNHDALVDVVMSSFADEFLTLYSSSVDGYWIDSTPKSGLGPETRPQVTWGVAVADFDLDGQLDLFVGCGGLDDNHELRGGSNTKSAFDSPNLLFRNQDGSRFETLSNWGSGTQVRGVTRGLIAADLDSDGDSDVVVLNARGRPTLLRNDTPTGNRAIAVTLIGTRCNRDAIGSRVTAKFSDGSSQTQFVVSGRSYQSDLRAPLVLVVPPGHSLEQLEVFWPGETEGKIHSIGPSPEHIVQP, encoded by the coding sequence GTGTTCATCTTGAGCTTGAGCACTGGGCTTCAGGCTGCTTGGCCGCAATCTCCAACTGTGCCGCTCTCGTCCGCGCCCGCCATCATCTTGACGGACGTGACAGATGCCACCGGGATTGACTTTGTGCATACCGACGGCAGTGATGGGCGGCACTTTATCGTCGAGAGTTTTAGTGCAGGCCTCGCTGTATTCGACTTTGACAACGATGGCGATTTGGATATCTATTTTCTCAATGGCTGCTCGTTGGGTGGCTCTGTCGTGGCCCGGGCGACGAACGTGCTGTACCGCAACGATGGAGAGTTCCAGTTCACCGATGTGACTGCGCAGGCTGGTGTGGGGGACACCGGGTACGCGATGGGAGTCGCTGCCGCTGATTACGATAATGATGGGGACGTTGATCTGTATGTGAACAACTACGGTACGAACCGATTTTTCGTGAACAACGGAGACGGCACCTTCTCCGATCGTACACAAGCATCGGGGAGTGCGAATGGGGAGTTAGTGGGAAGCGGTGTTAGCTTCCTTGATTACGACCGCGACGGGAATCTCGATTTGTATGTTGGGAACTATGTGCAATTCGAGGAATCGCAGCATCGAGTGCATCACCATAAGGGGTTGCCGGCCTATCCCAGTCCATTGCAATTTACCCCGCAGGTCGACACGCTGTTTCGCAATTCGGGTGATGGCAACTGGACTGATGTGTCCCAAGTTACGGGGATCACAAATGTCGCCGGACGTAGTATGGCGGTCACCTCCTGTGATTTCGATCTCGATGGCGATATTGATATCTTGGTTGCCAACGATACTCAGGAGAATTTTTACTTTCAGAATGACGCCGCAGGGCAGTTCGAAGAAGTGGGACTACTGGCGGGTCTCGCGCTGGATTTTCAGGGGAGAGTGCAGGGCTCTATGGGGATTGAATTAGCCGACTTCAATCATGATGCGCTCGTGGATGTGGTCATGAGTTCCTTTGCTGACGAGTTCTTGACGCTCTATAGTTCCAGTGTCGATGGCTACTGGATCGACAGTACGCCCAAGTCTGGTCTGGGGCCGGAAACACGCCCTCAGGTCACCTGGGGGGTGGCTGTGGCCGATTTCGATTTGGATGGTCAATTGGATCTATTTGTGGGCTGCGGGGGCCTGGACGATAACCACGAATTGCGTGGAGGGAGTAATACCAAGAGTGCGTTTGATTCCCCCAATTTGCTCTTTCGAAATCAAGACGGTAGTCGGTTTGAGACGCTGAGCAACTGGGGGAGTGGGACGCAGGTTCGAGGGGTGACGCGCGGGCTAATCGCGGCTGACTTGGATTCCGATGGAGACTCTGATGTGGTGGTTCTCAATGCGCGGGGACGTCCCACCCTACTGAGAAACGACACGCCCACTGGCAATCGCGCCATCGCGGTAACCCTAATAGGAACCCGCTGCAATCGAGATGCGATCGGGAGTCGCGTTACGGCCAAATTTTCCGATGGATCGAGCCAAACGCAGTTTGTCGTGTCTGGACGAAGCTACCAATCGGATCTGCGTGCCCCCCTAGTGCTGGTAGTGCCGCCCGGGCACTCCTTAGAGCAGTTGGAGGTCTTTTGGCCTGGCGAAACCGAAGGGAAAATCCATTCGATTGGTCCTTCGCCTGAGCACATCGTTCAGCCATGA